The region taattataattatgttatttgatattttaatgatattcaaattcaaattacttATTAAATCATCGGGCAATAATGCAGGTGCTTGATTGGGGAACATATTCATCCGAGCGCTATTCTTACTGATCGAGAATTGGGGCTTATGAGACCAGTGTCAGAGGTTTTCCCACGTTCTTCTCATCTACTATGTACGTGGCACATAAATAAGGACGTAGAAGATAGAGTGTACAGAATTAGTGGGAAAAACCAAGAGTTTGCTGAAATTTTCAAGAATAGTACATGGAAGAAAATTATCAAAGCGCCAAGTTTTGATCAATATAACATAGCTGTGGAGCACTTCAGAGATcggtttaaaggttttccaggGTTGATACAGTACATTGAGGGGACTTGGCTGGGACACAGAGAGAAGTTCGTATCTTGCTGGACGGACTTAGTCCTACATTTTGGAAACACCACCACATGTAGAGTCGAGAGCGCACATGCTCAGCTTAAGCAGTGGCTCAACTCTAGCACCGGTGCTCTGGACACAGTCTAGACGAAGGTCGACAAAGTTATACAGTCGCAGCTGATAGATATCCGGTAACATTCTTCTCGAGTAATATTAGTACTTATACAAACTATGTTGTCATTATTATTaacataaatgttttaaaattactgCAGCAAAACACTTGAGGACTCCAGACGGACTATTGGCGTACATCGACGCGGTTTTCCATTTGACAAGCTCTCATGCAGAGTGTCACATTACTGTCTGGATTTAATATCGAAAGAACTAAGGCGTATGCGAGAATTGAGTACCGATGTCTACGATCGCTGTGGTTGTGTGGTTAGATCAACACATCAGATCCCCTGTGCATGTGAGCTGCGAGCGGTGGTCGATTCAGGTATCACGCACCACTTtcattgaatactaatattaaaaatattaatattgttattGAAAGCTAATATGTGTTATTTGTAGGTAACCCGATCAGCCTTGACAGTATACACCCGTTTTGGACGAAACTTGTTATTCTCGGCGATGGGTTGGACACATCTGCGCAACCCGATTTTGCTGGTTTTCAGACTGAGGAACATCAGTATTTTCACGAGGTCGCCGACGAGGTCATGACTAAGGATCCTTCAGTGTTGCGTGATATTTCTCGTATTGTTCGAGAGCGACTTCACCCCGAAGACTTAGGCTACATGGAACCAGAAGTTAAAACAAATGTCAGAGGTCGACCAAAGGGGAGCAAATCAACGAAGCGGGATCCGAGTCGTCATGAGTACAAGGACCGTGTACCTGGTCGTCCTAAATCTTCCAAAGCTCAGAAAAATCGTACATCCGCGTCAGGTAATTATCATCCACTAATATTCGTTATGTACGTCTACTGTAGTAGTATCcttgttatttataataatattttttttatttcccgcAGCTGGTTTGCAAAATGCGGAGGTTATTCCAGGATTCCTTTTACCATTCGTTGACGAGCTTGTGGACGTGCGTGGAGACGGCAACTGTGGATTTCGCGTGGTGGCAGACCACATATATGGTGACGAGAAGATGTGGGGAATGACTAGAATGAACATTGCAAACGAAATCTCCGCCCACCCTTATCGATACGAGGGTATTTTCATTGATGGGTTGCAAGCGGCCATTACACGTATTAGTTGGGAAGGCGGAGAGTGTGGCCCTAGCTACTGGATGCAggtatttaattgaattatataaatttatcacaaagttattatatttttttaaaaaatgatatttatattctGACTTATTAAATGGATGCAGGTATTGGATGACTTGTTCCCTAGTGCCACTATCTTCAATGCAGCTGTTATTTACATACAAGGCGGGACGCTACAACAGACGCGGTTCTCTTC is a window of Mercurialis annua linkage group LG2, ddMerAnnu1.2, whole genome shotgun sequence DNA encoding:
- the LOC126668531 gene encoding uncharacterized protein LOC126668531, encoding MRELSTDVYDRCGCVVRSTHQIPCACELRAVVDSGNPISLDSIHPFWTKLVILGDGLDTSAQPDFAGFQTEEHQYFHEVADEVMTKDPSVLRDISRIVRERLHPEDLGYMEPEVKTNVRGRPKGSKSTKRDPSRHEYKDRVPGRPKSSKAQKNRTSASAGLQNAEVIPGFLLPFVDELVDVRGDGNCGFRVVADHIYGDEKMWGMTRMNIANEISAHPYRYEGIFIDGLQAAITRISWEGGECGPSYWMQVLDDLFPSATIFNAAVIYIQGGTLQQTRFSSFTVLPLHSSEVHSRPSKEIVILYISGRAHFVRLNLQDNFPVPPIPTLWFQHRDHTVQSWHTLYANRREQWDSLIGMAD